A genomic region of Dactylococcopsis salina PCC 8305 contains the following coding sequences:
- a CDS encoding Ig-like domain-containing protein — protein MVFQSESEVGRTVEELLEDLVFNVRELLIEFADSDQFKSVLSTSFGSDYKQEKVARLRSEFLSGDFLDEIEIEVLPSETLQGALGAYASENNTIYLSQELLVSSPQQANSVLLEEVGHAIDAFLNRSDTLGDEGAIFSALVRNISLSESQLQALETEDDRGTIVVDGETIEVEQATLTVTTADDFTLDDGELSLREAIAQANNSPARDIIQFDSSLSGETITLNNSQLTITSDLIIKGLEAGQITINGGRNNRVFLIDDESFNNSIDVTFSGLTISGGSSDSEDLDRGAGIYNHENLTLINTTISDNSATEWGGGIYNNYTGTLTLINSTISGNSAAFGGGGIFNGGSGGNVTLINSTISGNSVGFSSRSGGITNYGTTTLANSIIANSEGGSDLGGDGEIIIAGVNLVEDGSVTGGSIINEDPNLTPLQDNGGHVPLFNGPVIDAGTNGAIPADTLDLDGDGNTDEDIPFDQRGEGFDRVVGDAVDLGAVEVQGEEVSSVELSLDPTEGSEADQTTFTLTATASQAVSGEQTVELALSGDADADDFAGELPTTITLADGETTGSVEVTVNDDEVVEEDETVTFTISNPSNGLALGETVEASAAIIDNDDDPINIQGEWQYISSEDFFFESGVGFSGGAPAYASPIFIRQTEAQLEFSSVFLNSSGNGTGSITGNNLSATLPLEFDSGATGIGELTGTLNAEGMAIKGEIFFSAEGLEGTATIPFTLISQASPGGDDLIIGDEGDNVLLSGSGNDVLDGGFTGDDDFSDFGGGDDEFQGNSGQDTVFYPDSNFSDYNLTYQGEDVFIIEDQREEDNNGTDVLESIEQLVFDDQTVTLNPVELSINPSEGEEEDETVFTVTITALNPVDGDQSVSLSLSGDAVANDFVEGIPDTITIADGTTTTSVEVMVNDDEVVEEDETATFTISNPSEGLALGETVEASAAIIDNDDDPINIQGEWQYISSEDFFFESGVGFSGGAPSFAWPVDITQTGNNLQLSGFFLNSAGEGTGSLTDNNLTATLPLEFDSGATGIGELTGTLNTEGTEIEGEILFSSENLDSTATIPFTLLSQAPPGGDDEITGDEGNNVLAARSGNDTLRGLGGDDILLDSSGNDRFIGGPGEDTVLYGGTFSDYNLILEGEGFTIEDLRNVDNNEETDTLEGIEELFFSESDETITLNPVVELSLDPTEGSEADQTTFTLTATASQAVSGEQTVELALSGGADADDFAGELPTTITLADGETTGSVQVMVNDDEVVEEDETATFTISNPSNGLALGDTVEASGAIIDNDEQVNPPSSFPAVLELSSLDGSNGFTLNGVDEDDDSGESVSSAGDVNGDGIDDLIIGADGADPNGDDSGESYVVFGDSSGFPATVELSSLDGSNGFTLNGVDEDDFSGWSVSSAGDVNGDGIADLIIGAVFADPNGDDSGESYVVFGDSSGFPATVELSSLNGGNGFTLNGVDELDFSGGSVSGAGDVNGDGVDDLIIGASFAGFNSGESYVVFGRATNNENTNRPPVFTSSATVEVAENTLNVLTVTANDPDNDTLTLSLTGGDDQGLFTINPDTGELEFNNPPDFENPQDSNSDNTYQLQVQADDNNGGTATETLNISVSNSNEAPVAENDTATTTQNTVLTFNASNGLLGNDSDPDSDSLTISTVEGEEANVGTEFELNSGALLTLNADGSYEYDPNGAFQSLNDGETATDSFTYTLSDGNGGTDTAEVTITVNGLSDNQPFSNIAGEWQFISPEDYLFEPGIGFTGGEPAFATPVIIIQNGNEVEISGIGTETGVGTIDRQQLIATIPIAVESDIEATAELSATLNEGETTIEGELLFSSPTLDSTASIPFTLLSQDSPGGDDLITGDEGDNFLVSGAGNDTLRGLAGNDSFGDFFGGGDDEFIGGDGFDVVFYTSGKASDYDLTQQDEEVWTIVDRRDIEDNNGTDRLEGIELLIFNDKEIPLPFPQEPNDTLASANNTQLNLEENPNVTLSGEIGDNNFENQDVDLYRVTLAKGQQLSAEINTDNSSSLDSILRIFDQNGTEVALNDDQKNDSTDSLVKFTVEDADRATYFVGVSGFDNRTYNPNLENSGTKGSTGEYNLTLTLTDSPLESPVNDTIPQAVDTASVLEEERLFREEAFIGDNATFQANKDVDLYQVQLQQGETITIDIDTEANSPLNLILQVFNANGGQVPQGFNNSGTAPDERDNNADPYLEFTAPFSGAYYVGISDEPNDLYTPFIAESGVAAGATGAYQIEISQNIAAEDAAPETNPNDTLDTATLITLGDQVQSTIGNRADFVTVPGLDVDIYFVSLNKGQEISISLNSTSRLDPVLRFFNSNGAEIAFNDDIGSSNNSFLELTIEETGNYYIGVSGFDNSNYDPEQEGSGAPFASTGSYELTVQEVGTVVNAEAETENDTLETATSTGLTPTGLTPEEQSSFKQTNAIGNNPNNANPGFDVDLFQVEVNAETVLTADINTANLDSLLHIFDENGNSVAFNDDESINSNDSFLEFQLDGDQQPGTYYVGVSGLGNEAYNPETGENLKVGAIGDYEIEINLAIAIPPENPTNDTRETAIKAELANNRFTRNGFIGDHPNVETDLDFYQVELSQGQTLNIEVNGRDSDLESFVELFKSDETDNLLEEEYDAGDFPHPEVSIEIEEDDTYFIRVSAFDDGTNDGKTGEYQLNLGVENAPAAAQAPIEEIRPSVNDDREFTNSDRAVTIDVLANDVANDDQGVNEINDDNFPKTTEKGGTVTVEDSSLIYTPDPDFAGVDTFTYTADNESGGSDQGTVSVTVNRPLEDSTVQVLLDVKPVPGKEEQLNDGLQIGEEFLVDVRFQDLLTENNPSQAVVAAYADLMFDPQVLEVVENNETVDDEDGLVDGIIRNPSYLVSTKGQVRNEEGLVNEVGGGNLVSSPAALPDDNRVFSLHFRAIGGGHTALLASEAGQRRDSGINIIDGRGDQRDRTNFTRINAIEQITNLDGNNDIAPNLNLAMTNQMVTFQEEGVTGVQGVVEAMEVKVDFQDSAGNPLSEVAVGDTFEIVLSAEDLRPEQLGVFSAFADVVYDTVLIDVNEARLEEPFQSPVIDLSNAIQEGEGLVNEFGGSNSRFNPETGTQKFAIFTATAQAAGLLEVSTKAAEGETALNTLFGIDTDLTEATRYGENTLNIVGESVKGADLVITEFDAEIDHVLGGETTVNLTVANEGDAASSGFQVEVLYYTADSIDQLSEEEPQVVKTLAFDELEAERDVNEQSEVSLPVETLLAEALEDDPSVFGQERPDDDGEEGLFESNNIDYLGVRIVNSESSGEEEEAFANNALNDTEGVNIDDIAFFPWDFVNSREDGVLPNQDDEIVSDNTVDFNDATAVFRNIGEVITEEVTEGNRFGLDLDRIDFDLDGAISPVDAVRVANRIGYEINPDIFEGEIA, from the coding sequence ATGGTATTTCAATCTGAAAGTGAAGTAGGAAGAACAGTAGAAGAGTTACTTGAAGACCTCGTCTTCAACGTGAGAGAGCTTTTAATAGAATTTGCTGACAGTGATCAGTTCAAGTCAGTTTTATCAACTAGCTTCGGAAGTGATTACAAGCAAGAAAAGGTAGCCAGATTAAGATCAGAATTTCTAAGTGGTGATTTTTTAGACGAAATTGAGATTGAAGTTCTTCCCAGTGAGACATTACAGGGAGCTTTAGGGGCTTATGCCAGTGAAAACAATACAATTTATCTGTCTCAAGAGTTGCTAGTTTCTTCTCCTCAACAAGCTAATTCTGTGCTTTTAGAAGAAGTCGGACACGCGATCGATGCTTTTTTGAATCGAAGTGACACTCTTGGGGATGAGGGCGCGATTTTTTCAGCATTAGTGCGCAATATTAGTCTGAGTGAAAGTCAGTTGCAAGCCTTGGAAACTGAAGATGACAGAGGAACCATTGTAGTGGATGGGGAAACCATCGAAGTTGAGCAAGCGACTTTGACAGTAACAACGGCCGATGACTTTACTCTTGATGACGGTGAGCTGTCTTTGCGGGAAGCGATCGCGCAAGCGAACAATAGCCCTGCTAGAGATATTATTCAGTTTGATAGTAGCTTAAGTGGAGAAACGATCACTCTCAATAACAGTCAACTAACGATTACAAGCGACCTCATTATTAAGGGTTTGGAAGCGGGTCAGATTACGATCAATGGTGGCAGAAACAACCGTGTTTTCTTGATTGATGATGAAAGTTTTAATAATTCCATTGATGTAACCTTCTCAGGATTGACTATTTCAGGAGGATCCTCTGACTCTGAAGATTTGGATCGGGGTGCTGGGATCTACAATCATGAAAACCTTACCCTGATTAACACCACTATTTCAGACAACTCAGCAACGGAGTGGGGAGGTGGTATCTACAACAACTATACAGGCACTCTTACCCTGATTAACAGTACAATCTCAGGGAACTCAGCAGCGTTTGGTGGAGGGGGAATATTTAATGGTGGCAGTGGTGGTAATGTTACTTTAATTAACAGCACAATCTCAGGAAACTCAGTAGGGTTTTCCAGTCGCAGTGGGGGAATCACCAATTATGGCACAACGACTCTTGCCAATAGCATCATCGCCAATAGTGAGGGCGGTAGCGATCTAGGCGGAGATGGCGAAATCATTATTGCTGGTGTCAATCTGGTTGAAGATGGCAGTGTGACAGGTGGCTCAATTATCAACGAAGATCCCAATCTGACTCCTTTGCAGGACAACGGGGGTCATGTTCCTCTTTTCAATGGCCCAGTCATTGACGCTGGAACCAACGGCGCGATTCCTGCTGATACTCTTGACTTAGATGGAGATGGGAATACCGATGAAGATATCCCCTTTGACCAACGGGGAGAGGGCTTCGATCGCGTTGTTGGTGATGCCGTTGATTTAGGGGCGGTAGAAGTTCAAGGTGAGGAAGTCAGCTCAGTGGAATTATCCCTTGACCCCACCGAGGGGAGTGAAGCTGACCAAACTACGTTTACTCTCACAGCAACCGCTTCCCAAGCTGTTTCAGGAGAGCAAACCGTGGAGTTAGCCCTCAGTGGCGATGCCGATGCCGATGACTTTGCTGGTGAGCTTCCCACAACCATTACCCTTGCTGATGGGGAAACCACAGGCAGTGTCGAAGTAACGGTAAACGATGATGAAGTGGTCGAGGAAGACGAAACCGTAACCTTTACGATTTCTAATCCCAGTAATGGTCTTGCGTTAGGAGAAACTGTCGAAGCCTCCGCCGCGATTATAGATAATGATGATGACCCAATCAATATACAAGGGGAATGGCAATATATCTCATCAGAAGATTTCTTCTTTGAGTCAGGGGTTGGATTTAGCGGGGGAGCGCCAGCCTATGCCAGCCCAATTTTCATCAGACAAACGGAAGCTCAACTGGAGTTTAGTAGCGTCTTCCTCAACAGTTCAGGAAATGGAACTGGAAGTATCACTGGCAATAACCTTAGTGCGACCCTTCCCTTAGAATTTGATTCAGGGGCAACAGGAATCGGAGAACTAACCGGCACTCTTAACGCTGAAGGCATGGCAATTAAAGGGGAAATCTTTTTCTCTGCAGAAGGACTAGAGGGAACAGCCACTATTCCCTTTACCCTGATCAGTCAAGCAAGTCCAGGAGGAGATGATCTAATAATAGGAGATGAAGGAGATAATGTTCTCCTTTCTGGTTCAGGAAATGATGTCTTAGATGGTGGCTTTACTGGAGATGACGATTTCAGTGACTTTGGGGGAGGAGATGACGAATTCCAAGGCAATAGCGGACAGGATACTGTTTTCTACCCTGACAGCAACTTCTCTGACTATAACCTAACCTACCAGGGAGAGGATGTATTTATCATTGAAGACCAAAGAGAAGAAGATAATAATGGCACCGATGTTCTCGAAAGTATTGAACAGCTTGTCTTTGATGACCAAACGGTCACTTTAAATCCCGTAGAACTATCTATTAATCCATCTGAAGGGGAAGAAGAGGATGAAACCGTTTTCACCGTAACTATCACGGCTTTAAACCCAGTTGATGGAGACCAGAGTGTTTCTCTGAGTCTCAGTGGCGATGCTGTTGCCAATGACTTCGTTGAAGGAATTCCAGATACAATTACCATTGCTGATGGGACAACCACAACCAGTGTCGAAGTAATGGTGAACGATGATGAAGTGGTCGAAGAAGACGAAACCGCAACCTTTACGATTTCTAATCCCAGTGAGGGTCTTGCGTTAGGAGAAACTGTCGAAGCCTCCGCCGCGATTATAGATAATGATGATGACCCAATCAATATACAAGGGGAATGGCAATATATTTCATCAGAAGATTTCTTCTTTGAGTCAGGGGTTGGATTTAGCGGGGGAGCACCTTCTTTTGCTTGGCCAGTGGATATCACTCAAACTGGCAATAACTTACAACTATCTGGCTTTTTTCTGAATAGTGCTGGAGAAGGCACCGGAAGTCTTACTGATAATAACCTTACTGCTACCCTTCCCTTAGAATTTGATTCAGGGGCGACAGGAATCGGAGAACTGACCGGTACTCTTAACACCGAAGGCACGGAAATTGAAGGGGAAATCTTATTCTCCTCAGAAAATCTAGATAGCACCGCAACCATTCCCTTTACTTTGCTCAGTCAAGCTCCTCCTGGAGGGGATGATGAAATTACTGGTGATGAAGGAAACAACGTTTTAGCTGCACGCAGTGGAAATGATACCCTCAGAGGTTTGGGCGGTGATGATATTCTTCTTGACTCCTCTGGAAATGACAGATTTATTGGCGGCCCTGGCGAAGATACTGTTCTCTATGGGGGAACTTTTTCGGACTACAATTTAATTCTAGAAGGAGAAGGATTCACCATTGAAGACTTACGCAACGTTGATAATAATGAGGAAACTGATACGCTCGAAGGGATTGAAGAGCTCTTCTTCTCGGAAAGTGATGAAACTATTACCTTAAATCCAGTAGTAGAGTTATCCCTTGACCCCACCGAGGGGAGTGAAGCTGACCAAACTACGTTTACTCTCACAGCAACCGCTTCCCAAGCTGTTTCAGGAGAACAAACTGTGGAGTTAGCCCTCAGCGGCGGTGCCGATGCTGATGACTTTGCTGGTGAGCTTCCCACAACCATTACCCTTGCTGATGGGGAAACCACAGGCAGTGTGCAAGTAATGGTGAACGATGATGAAGTGGTCGAAGAAGACGAAACCGCAACCTTTACGATTTCTAATCCCAGTAATGGTCTTGCGTTAGGAGACACTGTCGAAGCCTCCGGCGCGATTATAGATAATGATGAACAGGTTAACCCTCCCTCCTCCTTTCCCGCCGTGTTGGAACTCTCCTCCTTAGATGGCAGCAACGGCTTTACCCTCAATGGGGTTGATGAGGATGACGATTCAGGTGAATCCGTGAGCAGTGCGGGGGATGTCAATGGCGATGGGATAGATGACCTGATTATTGGGGCAGATGGCGCCGACCCCAATGGTGACGACTCTGGAGAGAGTTATGTGGTGTTTGGGGACAGTTCTGGCTTTCCCGCCACAGTGGAACTCTCTTCTTTAGATGGCAGCAATGGCTTTACCCTCAATGGCGTTGATGAGGATGACTTTTCAGGTTGGTCCGTGAGCAGTGCGGGGGATGTCAATGGCGATGGCATCGCTGACCTGATTATTGGGGCAGTATTCGCCGACCCCAATGGTGACGACTCTGGAGAGAGTTATGTGGTGTTTGGGGACAGTTCTGGCTTTCCCGCTACGGTGGAACTCTCTTCCTTAAATGGTGGCAATGGCTTTACCCTCAATGGGGTTGATGAGCTTGACTTTTCAGGTGGTTCCGTGAGCGGGGCTGGGGATGTCAATGGCGATGGCGTAGATGACCTGATTATTGGGGCAAGTTTCGCCGGCTTTAATTCTGGAGAGAGTTATGTGGTGTTTGGCCGCGCGACTAATAACGAAAACACGAACCGCCCGCCAGTCTTCACTTCTTCTGCTACTGTAGAGGTTGCGGAAAATACTCTCAATGTCCTCACTGTCACCGCCAATGACCCCGATAACGATACCCTCACCCTCTCCCTCACCGGTGGCGATGACCAAGGATTATTTACGATTAATCCTGATACAGGAGAATTAGAGTTTAATAATCCTCCCGACTTTGAGAACCCCCAAGACAGCAACAGCGATAACACCTATCAACTCCAAGTCCAAGCCGACGACAACAATGGCGGAACCGCCACTGAAACCCTAAATATCAGTGTCAGTAATAGCAATGAAGCACCAGTTGCCGAAAATGACACAGCAACTACCACTCAAAATACAGTTCTCACTTTCAATGCAAGTAACGGTCTGTTAGGGAATGACAGCGATCCAGATAGTGATTCTCTTACTATCAGTACGGTAGAAGGAGAAGAAGCCAACGTCGGAACTGAGTTTGAACTTAACTCTGGTGCGTTATTAACCCTCAACGCTGATGGCAGTTATGAATATGATCCTAATGGTGCATTCCAGAGCTTGAATGATGGGGAAACCGCAACCGACAGCTTTACCTATACCCTATCTGATGGCAACGGTGGAACGGATACTGCAGAAGTAACGATTACCGTTAATGGTCTATCTGATAATCAACCGTTTTCCAACATCGCAGGAGAATGGCAGTTCATTTCCCCAGAAGACTATTTGTTTGAACCTGGGATTGGATTTACGGGTGGAGAACCTGCTTTTGCGACCCCTGTAATCATTATTCAAAATGGTAATGAAGTGGAAATTTCGGGAATAGGTACGGAAACTGGAGTCGGAACAATTGATCGTCAACAACTTATTGCAACTATTCCGATCGCGGTTGAATCCGATATTGAAGCAACTGCTGAACTCTCTGCTACCTTAAATGAAGGAGAAACCACAATTGAGGGAGAACTATTATTTTCCTCACCCACTCTCGACAGCACCGCGTCTATTCCCTTTACTCTGTTGAGTCAGGATTCTCCTGGAGGAGATGATTTGATTACCGGAGATGAGGGAGATAATTTCTTAGTTTCAGGCGCAGGAAATGATACCTTAAGGGGCTTAGCAGGAAACGATAGCTTCGGTGACTTTTTTGGCGGGGGAGATGACGAATTTATTGGGGGAGATGGCTTCGATGTTGTTTTCTACACCAGTGGTAAGGCCAGCGACTATGATTTGACTCAACAAGATGAAGAAGTTTGGACAATTGTTGACCGACGGGACATTGAAGACAATAACGGGACTGATCGTCTTGAAGGCATTGAGTTGCTCATTTTTAATGACAAAGAAATTCCTCTGCCTTTCCCTCAAGAACCCAATGACACCTTAGCCAGCGCCAACAACACTCAACTTAACCTAGAAGAAAACCCGAATGTCACGCTCTCTGGTGAAATTGGAGATAACAACTTTGAAAATCAAGATGTTGATCTCTATCGAGTCACCTTAGCAAAAGGACAGCAACTTAGTGCCGAGATTAATACGGATAATAGCTCTTCTCTCGATTCTATTCTCAGGATTTTTGATCAAAATGGCACAGAAGTCGCTCTCAATGATGATCAGAAAAACGATAGCACTGACTCTCTGGTCAAGTTTACAGTTGAAGATGCCGATCGAGCTACTTATTTTGTTGGTGTCAGCGGCTTTGACAACAGAACCTATAATCCTAATCTTGAAAACTCTGGGACTAAGGGCAGCACAGGAGAGTATAACCTAACCTTAACTCTCACTGATTCGCCACTAGAAAGCCCAGTTAACGATACCATCCCACAAGCAGTTGATACAGCCTCTGTCCTTGAGGAAGAGAGATTATTCCGTGAAGAAGCCTTCATTGGCGACAACGCCACTTTTCAAGCCAATAAAGATGTTGATCTTTACCAAGTTCAACTTCAGCAAGGAGAAACGATTACCATTGATATTGATACCGAAGCCAACAGCCCCCTTAACTTAATTCTACAGGTCTTCAATGCCAATGGCGGGCAAGTGCCTCAAGGCTTCAACAACAGTGGCACTGCCCCTGATGAACGAGACAACAATGCCGATCCTTATCTCGAATTCACTGCCCCCTTCAGTGGCGCTTATTATGTGGGGATTAGTGATGAACCTAACGATCTCTACACTCCATTTATAGCCGAAAGTGGAGTGGCTGCTGGTGCAACTGGTGCCTATCAAATCGAAATTAGTCAAAACATTGCCGCAGAAGATGCTGCCCCCGAAACGAATCCCAATGACACTCTAGACACAGCTACCTTGATTACCCTGGGTGACCAAGTTCAAAGCACAATTGGCAATCGCGCTGACTTTGTCACGGTTCCTGGTTTAGACGTGGATATCTATTTTGTTTCCCTAAATAAAGGTCAGGAAATCAGCATCAGTCTTAATAGCACCTCTCGCCTTGACCCAGTTTTACGTTTCTTTAACTCAAATGGAGCAGAAATCGCCTTCAATGATGACATCGGCAGTAGCAACAATTCCTTCCTAGAGCTTACCATTGAGGAAACTGGGAATTATTACATCGGAGTCAGTGGATTTGATAACAGTAACTACGACCCAGAACAAGAAGGCAGCGGCGCGCCCTTCGCCAGTACCGGCAGTTATGAACTCACCGTTCAGGAAGTAGGAACTGTCGTCAATGCAGAAGCAGAAACCGAGAATGATACCCTGGAAACAGCAACATCAACCGGATTAACACCAACCGGATTAACACCAGAGGAACAAAGCAGTTTCAAACAAACCAATGCCATTGGCAATAATCCCAACAATGCCAATCCTGGTTTCGATGTGGATCTCTTCCAAGTCGAGGTCAATGCAGAAACAGTTCTCACTGCCGATATCAACACCGCGAACTTGGACTCCCTGCTCCATATCTTCGATGAAAATGGTAACTCCGTTGCCTTCAACGATGATGAAAGCATAAACAGCAACGACTCCTTCTTGGAATTTCAACTCGATGGTGACCAGCAACCCGGAACTTATTACGTGGGAGTGAGTGGCTTAGGCAACGAAGCCTATAATCCCGAGACAGGAGAAAACCTCAAAGTCGGTGCCATCGGTGATTATGAAATCGAAATCAATTTGGCGATCGCGATTCCACCAGAAAATCCCACCAACGACACTCGCGAAACGGCAATCAAAGCTGAACTTGCCAACAACCGCTTTACCCGCAATGGTTTCATTGGTGATCACCCGAATGTAGAAACCGACCTTGACTTCTATCAAGTAGAATTGTCTCAAGGACAAACCTTAAACATTGAAGTCAATGGACGCGACTCAGACTTAGAGAGTTTTGTCGAGTTGTTCAAAAGCGATGAAACAGACAATCTCCTAGAAGAAGAATACGATGCAGGAGACTTCCCGCATCCAGAAGTAAGCATTGAAATTGAAGAAGATGACACCTACTTCATCCGTGTTAGCGCCTTTGATGATGGCACTAATGACGGAAAAACTGGAGAATATCAACTAAATCTAGGAGTAGAAAACGCTCCCGCAGCCGCACAAGCCCCCATAGAAGAAATTCGACCCTCTGTAAACGACGATCGTGAATTTACTAACTCCGATCGAGCCGTCACCATTGATGTTTTAGCCAACGACGTTGCTAACGATGATCAAGGAGTGAATGAAATCAATGACGATAACTTCCCGAAAACCACCGAAAAAGGGGGAACAGTTACCGTAGAAGATTCCAGTTTAATCTATACTCCCGATCCAGACTTTGCAGGGGTAGATACATTTACATACACAGCAGATAATGAAAGTGGCGGTTCGGATCAAGGAACTGTATCAGTAACCGTGAATCGTCCCCTAGAAGATTCCACAGTGCAAGTTCTCCTGGACGTGAAACCAGTGCCAGGAAAAGAAGAGCAACTGAATGATGGATTACAAATTGGGGAAGAATTTCTAGTTGATGTCCGTTTTCAAGACCTTCTAACCGAGAATAATCCTTCTCAAGCAGTCGTCGCCGCTTATGCCGATCTCATGTTTGATCCGCAAGTGCTAGAAGTAGTGGAAAATAATGAGACCGTAGATGATGAGGATGGTCTGGTCGATGGCATTATTCGGAACCCTTCCTATCTAGTAAGCACAAAGGGACAGGTTCGTAATGAGGAAGGCTTAGTCAATGAAGTAGGAGGAGGAAATTTGGTCTCTAGTCCAGCTGCCCTTCCTGATGATAACCGTGTCTTTAGCCTCCATTTCCGAGCCATAGGAGGCGGCCATACCGCTCTCTTAGCTAGTGAAGCCGGACAACGTCGGGATTCGGGGATTAACATCATAGATGGGCGAGGAGATCAGCGCGATCGAACCAACTTTACAAGAATTAACGCGATCGAACAAATTACCAATCTAGATGGGAATAATGACATCGCCCCGAACTTAAATCTCGCCATGACCAATCAGATGGTGACTTTCCAAGAAGAAGGAGTAACTGGTGTTCAAGGGGTGGTGGAAGCAATGGAAGTCAAGGTTGATTTCCAAGACTCAGCAGGCAATCCCTTGTCAGAAGTGGCAGTGGGAGATACCTTTGAGATTGTTCTCTCAGCAGAAGATTTACGTCCAGAACAATTGGGAGTATTTAGTGCGTTTGCCGATGTGGTTTATGACACAGTCTTAATAGATGTCAACGAAGCACGCTTAGAAGAGCCTTTTCAATCTCCAGTCATCGACCTAAGTAATGCGATTCAAGAAGGAGAGGGCTTAGTGAATGAATTTGGGGGGTCTAATTCCAGATTCAACCCAGAGACAGGAACTCAAAAATTTGCAATTTTCACAGCGACGGCTCAAGCTGCTGGTTTATTGGAAGTTAGCACTAAGGCCGCAGAAGGAGAAACAGCGCTAAACACCCTCTTTGGCATTGATACAGATTTAACGGAAGCCACCCGTTACGGTGAGAATACTCTGAATATTGTTGGTGAAAGCGTAAAAGGTGCTGATTTAGTGATCACTGAATTTGATGCTGAAATTGACCACGTTTTAGGCGGAGAAACCACCGTTAACTTGACAGTAGCGAATGAAGGGGATGCAGCGAGTTCTGGTTTCCAAGTAGAAGTGCTTTACTACACCGCAGACAGTATTGACCAACTTAGCGAAGAAGAACCACAGGTGGTTAAAACCCTTGCTTTTGATGAATTGGAAGCGGAAAGAGATGTTAATGAACAGTCAGAGGTATCGCTACCAGTGGAAACGCTTTTAGCTGAAGCCCTAGAGGACGATCCTTCTGTGTTTGGACAAGAACGCCCCGATGATGATGGTGAAGAAGGGTTGTTTGAGTCCAATAACATTGACTATCTCGGCGTTCGCATTGTTAATAGTGAAAGTTCTGGGGAAGAGGAGGAGGCATTTGCCAATAATGCTTTGAATGATACGGAGGGAGTTAACATTGATGATATTGCTTTCTTCCCTTGGGATTTTGTGAATAGCCGTGAAGATGGGGTGTTGCCGAATCAAGACGATGAAATTGTTTCCGACAATACTGTCGATTTCAATGATGCAACCGCAGTTTTCCGAAACATTGGTGAGGTGATAACGGAAGAGGTGACAGAAGGAAATCGCTTTGGTTTAGATTTAGATCGTATTGATTTTGATCTAGATGGGGCAATTTCTCCCGTAGATGCGGTGCGTGTGGCTAATCGCATCGGCTATGAAATCAATCCTGATATTTTTGAGGGTGAGATTGCTTAG